One Helianthus annuus cultivar XRQ/B chromosome 7, HanXRQr2.0-SUNRISE, whole genome shotgun sequence genomic region harbors:
- the LOC110868304 gene encoding E3 ubiquitin-protein ligase WAV3 gives MGSKWRKLKTTLATNLCVFVTVDAEDSPPHSVGFSGDVLLSPAPVTRPASPRLRLSKSLNRSSKKTCTICLASMKRGEGQAIFTAECAHSFHFQCIASNVKHGAKWKEVPLQGPTNPAPPLGRTRINPVNWSHDNPVMTLLRPIPPRPNSPRHAAALISPTEPTSFNDDEPLDLKLTNKTSSENSSLERVLVKTYTEVQAVPRFSSVDDFTVLIHLKAPAPVSGVKSSNASHGPTFNLNQTPRAPVDLVTVLDTSGSMAGTKLALLKRAMGFVIQNLGPADRLAVIAFSSTARRLFPLRKMSDTGKQQALQAVNSLIASGGTNIAEGLRKGAKVMEDRRENNPVGSIILLSDGQDTYTVNRSSNSGGRKNPLNYELLVPQSIHCGNGNLGNKIPVHAFGFGADHDASSMHSISEISGGTFSFIETESVIQDAFAQCIGGLLSVVVKDARVIVESVNPDVVIGSLKAGSYKSHVMSGGKSGCVDVGDLYADEERDFLVSVNVPKELTFNETCLLQVRCCYTDLLTKETVNLKSVNVTIKRPESLVQELVSVEVDRQKNRLQAAEAMVQARTAAEEGDLAQAIRTLENCRRVLSETISAKSGDRLCVALDAELKEMQERMTSRKMYEESGRAYILSGLSSHSWQRATARGDSTDSSSLVQAYQTPSMVELLSRSQASLLGSPLVQRSVRPIWSFASPKPR, from the exons ATGGGGAGTAAATGGAGAAAATTGAAGACCACTTTAGCGACGAATTTGTGTGTTTTTGTGACGGTTGATGCGGAAGATTCTCCGCCGCATTCCGTTGGGTTTTCCGGTGATGTTTTGTTGTCTCCGGCGCCGGTGACTCGTCCGGCGTCTCCTCGGTTACGTCTGTCTAAAAGCCTCAACAGATCTTCTAag AAAACGTGCACGATATGTTTAGCGTCAATGAAACGTGGAGAAGGTCAAGCCATTTTCACAGCGGAATGTGCACACTCGTTCCATTTCCAGTGTATCGCATCAAACGTAAAACACGGAGCAAAATGGAAAGAAGTTCCATTGCAGGGTCCCACTAATCCGGCCCCACCCTTAGGAAGAACAAGAATCAATCCTGTAAACTGGTCACACGACAACCCGGTTATGACCTTGCTTCGCCCAATACCACCACGTCCAAACAGCCCCCGCCATGCTGCCGCCCTGATCTCCCCAACAGAACCAACCAGCTTCAACGATGACGAACCGCTAGACCTCAAGTTGACGAATAAAACGTCTTCGGAAAACTCTAGTTTGGAAAGGGTATTGGTTAAAACGTACACCGAGGTTCAAGCGGTTCCACGGTTCAGTTCggttgatgatttcacggttttGATTCACCTCAAAGCTCCAGCTCCGGTTTCGGGGGTCAAGTCCAGTAATGCCAGCCATGGTCCCACTTTTAACCTTAACCAGACCCCACGGGCCCCGGTTGATCTTGTCACGGTTCTCGATACGAGCGGTAGCATGGCGGGTACAAAACTCGCTCTTTTAAAGCGGGCCATGGGTTTTGTGATACAGAATCTTGGACCGGCGGATAGGCTGGCGGTGATCGCCTTCTCCTCCACCGCGCGCCGCCTCTTTCCCCTCCGGAAAATGTCCGATACGGGTAAGCAACAGGCTCTCCAGGCTGTCAACTCGTTGATCGCTAGTGGTGGTACTAATATTGCCGAAGGTCTAAGAAAAGGTGCGAAAGTGATGGAAGACCGAAGGGAGAATAATCCAGTCGGGAGTATAATTCTACTATCAGATGGACAAGATACGTATACCGTGAACAGAAGTTCAAATTCCGGTGGCCGGAAAAATCCGTTAAATTACGAATTACTCGTTCCGCAGTCTATCCACTGCGGTAACGGGAACTTGGGGAACAAAATTCCGGTACATGCATTCGGGTTCGGGGCGGATCATGACGCTTCGTCAATGCACTCGATTTCGGAGATTTCGGGTGGAACGTTTTCGTTTATTGAAACGGAAAGTGTGATTCAAGATGCGTTTGCGCAATGTATCGGTGGGCTTTTGAGCGTTGTGGTCAAAGATGCTCGAGTGATCGTCGAGAGTGTAAACCCTGATGTTGTTATCGGATCTTTAAAGGCGGGTAGCTACAAAAGTCACGTGATGTCGGGTGGAAAATCGGGATGTGTTGATGTGGGAGATTTGTATGCTGATGAAGAGAGGGATTTTCTTGTTTCGGTCAACGTCCCGAAAGAGTTGACTTTTAACGAGACTTGTTTGTTGCAAGTGAGATGTTGTTACACCGATCTGTTGACCAAAGAGACGGTCAACTTAAAGAGCGTGAACGTCACGATTAAAAGACCCGAAAGTCTTGTTCAAGAACTTGTTTCTGTTGAAGTCGATCGACAAAAGAACAGGTTACAAGCTGCGGAAGCCATGGTACAAGCGAGAACCGCAGCAGAAGAAGGTGATCTGGCGCAAGCCATTCGTACCCTCGAGAACTGCAGACGGGTTCTCTCCGAAACAATCTCGGCTAAGTCCGGTGACCGGTTATGCGTGGCACTAGACGCCGAGCTCAAGGAAATGCAAGAAAGAATGACTAGCAGAAAAATGTATGAAGAATCCGGAAGGGCTTACATATTATCCGGGCTAAGCTCACACTCGTGGCAACGAGCCACGGCTCGTGGAGACTCAACCGATAGTTCTAGCCTGGTGCAAGCCTACCAAACCCCGTCGATGGTTGAGCTGCTGAGCCGATCTCAAGCTTCTCTTTTAGGCAGTCCTTTGGTTCAACGATCGGTTCGTCCTATTTGGTCATTTGCATCACCAAAACCAAGGTGA